A region of Haloplanus sp. XH21 DNA encodes the following proteins:
- a CDS encoding NAD-dependent epimerase/dehydratase family protein has protein sequence MSFEGDTVLVTGGASFIGSHLVEQLVDRGADVRVADDLSSGETGNLSAVEDEVDFYEGNLKHWNFADEATQGIDRLFHLAADHGGRGYISNYPANCATNMALDNIVFETAVQNGVDKITFASSACTYPTDIQQERQRLQEDMVSFDERGGAYADESYGWAKLMGELSLQSFHEQYGVDASSVRIFTAYGPRENETHAIIALIAKAYAGQEPYQIWGDGEQTRNFTYVDDIVSALLLANENITDATPVNAGISEYISINEVVEAIFDYMEKDLPEMNYMTDKPVGVRHRAADTTRAEELLGWEPEYSLEDGLAETIDWYTANRDKAYVQENLETLLHER, from the coding sequence ATGAGCTTCGAGGGTGACACCGTCCTCGTCACGGGTGGCGCCTCCTTCATCGGCAGCCATCTCGTCGAGCAGCTGGTCGACCGGGGCGCCGACGTGCGCGTCGCCGATGACCTCTCCAGCGGCGAGACGGGGAACCTGTCTGCGGTCGAAGACGAGGTGGACTTCTACGAGGGCAATCTCAAGCACTGGAACTTCGCGGATGAGGCTACGCAGGGCATCGACCGCCTGTTCCACCTCGCTGCCGACCACGGCGGCCGCGGGTACATCTCCAACTACCCCGCGAACTGCGCGACGAACATGGCGCTCGACAACATCGTCTTCGAGACGGCCGTCCAGAACGGCGTCGACAAGATCACCTTCGCCTCCAGCGCTTGTACGTATCCCACGGACATCCAGCAGGAACGACAGCGGTTGCAGGAGGACATGGTGAGTTTCGACGAACGCGGCGGTGCCTACGCCGACGAGTCCTACGGTTGGGCGAAGCTCATGGGCGAGCTCTCCTTGCAGTCGTTCCACGAACAGTACGGCGTGGACGCGAGTTCCGTCCGTATCTTCACCGCTTACGGCCCCCGTGAGAACGAGACTCACGCCATCATCGCGCTCATCGCAAAGGCCTATGCGGGCCAGGAACCCTACCAGATCTGGGGCGACGGCGAGCAGACCCGGAACTTCACCTACGTCGACGACATCGTCTCGGCGCTGCTCCTGGCGAACGAGAACATCACCGACGCCACGCCTGTCAACGCCGGCATCTCCGAGTATATCTCCATCAACGAGGTCGTGGAGGCCATCTTCGACTACATGGAGAAGGACCTGCCCGAGATGAACTACATGACGGACAAGCCGGTTGGCGTTCGCCATCGGGCTGCGGATACGACGCGGGCCGAGGAACTCCTCGGCTGGGAGCCTGAATACTCGCTGGAAGACGGGCTTGCAGAGACCATCGACTGGTACACCGCGAATCGAGATAAGGCGTACGTCCAAGAGAACCTGGAAACGTTGTTGCACGAGCGATAA
- a CDS encoding glycosyltransferase family 61 protein, whose product MLIPADPPSWLLSSLSLAGVDTDRLIEWSGTRARCSHAVLGSLRRNTSSTSDGYIHSPAAAARLGERIRKSVAGTHSTGPGRRLYVSRADTTDRRVRNEDALLSVLDDYGFDRIVPGELSFETQVRRFSNAEIVLGPHGAGLTNMIFSEEATLIELFGSYRNACFFALAKGMGHEYVSVTCQSAGSDMIADTEAIASLLDDIVPHD is encoded by the coding sequence GTGTTGATCCCTGCCGATCCCCCATCCTGGCTCCTGTCCTCACTCTCGCTGGCCGGCGTGGACACGGACCGTCTCATCGAGTGGTCCGGGACCCGTGCTCGCTGTTCGCACGCCGTTCTCGGATCACTCCGCCGGAATACGAGTTCGACGAGCGACGGGTACATCCACTCGCCCGCGGCGGCAGCCCGACTCGGCGAGCGGATTCGGAAGTCCGTGGCTGGGACGCATTCGACCGGTCCGGGACGCCGTCTCTACGTCTCCCGGGCCGATACGACGGACCGCCGCGTCCGGAACGAGGACGCGCTGCTGTCAGTACTCGATGACTACGGGTTCGACCGGATCGTTCCGGGAGAGCTCTCCTTCGAGACGCAGGTCCGTCGGTTCTCGAACGCCGAGATCGTTCTCGGCCCTCACGGAGCCGGACTGACTAATATGATTTTCAGCGAGGAGGCGACGCTCATCGAACTGTTCGGGTCGTATCGGAACGCCTGTTTTTTCGCGCTGGCGAAGGGGATGGGTCACGAGTACGTGAGCGTGACGTGTCAGTCCGCGGGATCCGATATGATCGCCGATACCGAGGCTATCGCGTCGCTACTCGACGATATCGTTCCTCATGATTAG
- a CDS encoding NAD-dependent epimerase/dehydratase family protein: MELADSTTLVTGGAGFIGSHLVDRLLEEGCDVVVADDFSRGDLEHIEHVMDDIDLVPADLTTREGCLRATEGVDHVFHLAARVGGIHYIQRENVGGLTPSVLMNQHMLEASRINDVDRFLFASSACIYRQQHDGLNRFTEDQAIPANPHSTYGWAKVLGEVACQAYHEDCDIDCAMVRIFNAYGPRENLDLDSAHVIPSFIRKAIEYPDREFEMFGDGSQERGFIYVTDLVEGMVRAIERKADGEPINLGNGEEVVSIMELAELVVEISGKDIEIQHDMDAPEGTYKYAADTTKMEEALDWTPEVSLTEGLAETYAWAAEELGADAELANIETDGGANQ, translated from the coding sequence ATGGAACTAGCCGACTCGACCACGCTGGTCACGGGCGGCGCCGGATTCATCGGCAGCCACCTCGTCGACCGCCTTCTTGAAGAAGGGTGTGACGTCGTCGTCGCGGACGATTTCTCCCGTGGCGACCTCGAACACATCGAACACGTGATGGACGACATCGACCTGGTCCCCGCGGATCTCACCACGCGCGAAGGCTGTCTTCGTGCGACCGAGGGCGTCGACCACGTCTTCCACCTCGCCGCCCGGGTCGGCGGGATTCACTACATTCAGCGAGAGAACGTCGGCGGTCTCACCCCGAGCGTGCTGATGAACCAGCATATGCTCGAGGCCTCCCGCATCAACGACGTCGACCGTTTCCTCTTCGCTTCCAGCGCCTGCATCTACCGCCAACAACACGACGGCCTCAACCGCTTCACCGAGGACCAGGCTATCCCCGCCAACCCCCACAGCACCTACGGATGGGCGAAAGTGCTCGGCGAAGTCGCGTGCCAGGCCTACCACGAGGACTGCGATATCGACTGTGCGATGGTGCGCATCTTCAACGCCTACGGCCCCCGCGAGAACCTCGACCTGGACAGCGCACACGTCATTCCCTCGTTCATCCGCAAGGCCATCGAGTATCCCGACCGCGAGTTCGAAATGTTCGGTGACGGGTCGCAGGAACGCGGCTTCATCTACGTGACTGACCTCGTGGAGGGGATGGTCCGTGCCATCGAGCGTAAGGCCGACGGCGAACCGATCAACCTCGGCAACGGCGAGGAGGTCGTCTCCATCATGGAACTCGCCGAACTCGTCGTGGAAATCAGCGGGAAGGACATCGAGATTCAGCACGATATGGACGCCCCCGAAGGTACCTACAAGTACGCGGCTGACACGACGAAGATGGAGGAAGCGCTCGACTGGACGCCCGAAGTGAGCCTCACCGAGGGTCTCGCCGAGACGTACGCGTGGGCCGCCGAGGAACTCGGTGCCGATGCGGAACTGGCCAATATCGAGACTGACGGAGGTGCGAACCAATGA
- the aglF gene encoding UTP--glucose-1-phosphate uridylyltransferase AglF yields the protein MKAVILAAGKGTRLRPLTDDKPKVLVEVNDKPLIEYAFDSLIDIGISEFVVVVGYKKEQIMERYDDAYEGIPITYAHQRDQLGLAHALLTAEPYIEDDFMLMLGDNIFEANLADVVDRQAEDRADAAFLVEEVPWEEASRYGVCDTNEDDEITRVVEKPDDPPSNLVMTGFYTFTPAIFHACHLVQPSDRGEYELPDAIDLLIQSGRTIDAIRMDGWRVDVGYPEDRDEAERRLQEATTDAE from the coding sequence ATGAAAGCCGTCATCCTCGCCGCCGGCAAAGGCACTCGCCTCCGCCCCCTCACGGACGACAAACCCAAAGTGCTCGTCGAGGTGAACGACAAACCCCTCATCGAGTACGCCTTCGACTCCCTCATCGACATCGGCATCTCGGAGTTCGTCGTCGTGGTGGGTTACAAAAAGGAGCAGATCATGGAGCGCTACGACGACGCCTACGAGGGCATTCCCATCACCTACGCGCACCAGCGTGACCAGTTGGGTCTCGCCCACGCTCTCCTGACGGCCGAACCGTACATCGAGGACGACTTCATGCTCATGCTCGGCGACAATATCTTCGAGGCGAACCTCGCTGACGTCGTCGACCGCCAGGCCGAGGACCGCGCCGACGCCGCCTTCCTCGTCGAGGAGGTGCCCTGGGAGGAGGCGTCCCGCTACGGGGTCTGTGACACCAACGAAGACGACGAAATCACGCGCGTCGTCGAGAAGCCGGACGACCCACCTTCGAATCTGGTGATGACCGGCTTTTACACGTTTACGCCCGCCATCTTCCACGCCTGCCACCTGGTCCAGCCCTCCGACCGCGGCGAGTATGAACTCCCGGACGCCATCGACCTGCTAATCCAGAGCGGGCGAACCATCGACGCCATCCGGATGGACGGGTGGCGCGTCGACGTGGGCTATCCGGAGGACCGCGACGAGGCCGAACGACGCTTGCAGGAGGCGACGACCGACGCCGAGTGA
- a CDS encoding glycosyltransferase family 4 protein: protein MTSSNRNVVLLGDYDYDYPREKLLRRGFEQADTTVHECRFSETSRFIGIKKLLLLPLFWFRIVRRMGEIRDENVDIDALVLTKFNPLLIPLAAYYARRLDCPLVYDLFVSLYRTAEMRDIHPVIVRSVAVLERLVLKIPDHHLVGTDQFIDLYSDMYGIPKERFVRLPPGADEDWFYPREEIGKRETFTVLYWGNFLPHHGVGTIIGAAAELRDEPYEFVFLGSGPEQERYREMAEELALSNVRFEGFVPREDQQEWIASSHVALGVFADDPRSLASITNKVSEAVASKKAVITEESPAISDWFEHGKSIYTVPPKDPVALADAIETLAADPDLVARLEDGGYEVYRDHFDVEAIGAILGDRLFDD from the coding sequence GTGACCTCCTCGAATCGGAACGTGGTGTTGCTCGGCGACTATGACTACGACTATCCGCGGGAGAAACTGCTCCGCCGCGGGTTCGAACAAGCCGATACGACGGTTCACGAATGCCGGTTCAGCGAAACGTCGCGATTCATCGGTATCAAAAAACTCCTCCTCCTGCCGCTGTTCTGGTTTCGCATCGTTCGCCGGATGGGCGAGATACGCGACGAGAACGTCGACATCGACGCCCTCGTGCTGACCAAGTTCAACCCCTTGCTCATCCCGCTCGCGGCGTACTACGCGCGGCGACTCGACTGCCCGCTCGTCTATGACCTGTTCGTCTCCCTCTATCGGACGGCGGAGATGCGCGACATCCATCCGGTCATCGTGCGGAGCGTCGCCGTCCTCGAACGGCTCGTCCTCAAGATCCCCGACCACCACCTCGTCGGTACCGACCAGTTCATCGACCTGTACAGCGACATGTACGGAATCCCGAAAGAGCGGTTCGTCCGCCTTCCGCCAGGCGCCGACGAGGACTGGTTCTACCCTCGCGAGGAAATCGGCAAGCGCGAGACGTTCACCGTCCTCTACTGGGGGAACTTCCTGCCCCACCACGGCGTCGGCACCATCATCGGCGCCGCCGCGGAACTGCGCGACGAACCGTACGAGTTCGTCTTCCTCGGGAGTGGCCCCGAGCAGGAACGCTACCGCGAGATGGCCGAGGAGCTCGCGCTGTCGAACGTCCGGTTCGAGGGGTTCGTCCCCCGCGAGGACCAACAGGAGTGGATCGCGTCGTCACACGTCGCGCTCGGCGTCTTCGCCGACGACCCCCGGTCGCTCGCGAGCATCACGAACAAGGTGAGCGAGGCGGTGGCATCGAAGAAGGCGGTCATCACGGAGGAGTCGCCGGCCATCAGCGACTGGTTCGAGCACGGCAAGAGTATCTACACCGTCCCGCCCAAGGATCCCGTTGCCCTCGCGGACGCCATCGAGACGCTGGCCGCCGATCCGGACTTGGTGGCACGGCTCGAAGACGGCGGCTACGAGGTGTATCGCGACCATTTCGACGTGGAAGCTATCGGCGCGATCCTGGGCGACCGGCTGTTTGACGACTGA
- a CDS encoding flippase, giving the protein MRLGQTSIVFFLSRITASLLGFGATLYFARELGAGPLGIYSLVLGVVAWLSIAGTMGVPAAVTKRVSEGDERGQYVTAGAVLVVALLAILLGGVVLFRGWINTYVGFPAATFVGLILLVSVLAQVILSTIQGLHLVQIQGLLSPLQTGVRSGLQIGVLFLGGGLIGLFLGYAAGHFVALLVGALIVSRHLDTIGRPTREHLRSLIEYAKFAWMSNLRSKTFNWVDIIVLGFFVSSSLVGIYAVAWNIAQFLILFSSSIAVTIFPEMSQLAAKEDPQATADLFEKSLSYAGLLLIPGVVGSLVVGERLLRIYGGEFTQGVAILALLVVASLIQAYQDQVLTTLNAVDRPDIAFRVNALFLVGNVLLNLILIYVYGWVGAAIATGLSAFLSLVAGATYLRTIVAYDLPLTELSKQWVAALVMGIVVYGLRTLENTMGILRHNVATVLLLVGVGAGVYFTALVVLSEQFRTTIRENLPVLEPYLGW; this is encoded by the coding sequence ATGCGACTTGGACAAACCTCCATCGTCTTCTTCCTCTCTCGCATCACTGCCTCGTTACTCGGATTCGGTGCGACGCTCTACTTCGCCCGCGAACTCGGTGCCGGTCCTCTCGGAATCTACTCGCTCGTTCTCGGCGTCGTCGCCTGGCTCAGCATCGCCGGCACGATGGGCGTGCCCGCGGCCGTCACGAAACGTGTCAGTGAGGGCGACGAGCGGGGGCAGTACGTCACCGCAGGAGCCGTGCTCGTCGTCGCCCTGCTCGCGATCCTCCTCGGCGGCGTAGTGCTCTTTCGTGGATGGATAAACACCTACGTCGGCTTTCCTGCCGCGACGTTCGTGGGCCTCATCCTGCTCGTGAGCGTCCTGGCGCAGGTTATCCTATCCACAATTCAAGGGCTGCATCTCGTACAGATACAGGGGCTTCTGTCCCCGCTTCAGACCGGCGTCCGCAGCGGCCTCCAGATCGGCGTGCTGTTTCTTGGTGGGGGCCTCATTGGGCTGTTTCTCGGCTACGCGGCTGGCCACTTTGTCGCGTTGCTGGTGGGTGCGCTCATCGTCAGCAGGCATCTCGATACGATCGGACGACCGACGCGCGAACACCTCCGTAGCCTCATCGAATATGCCAAATTCGCCTGGATGAGCAATCTCCGGTCCAAGACGTTCAATTGGGTCGACATCATCGTCCTCGGATTTTTCGTCTCATCGTCACTCGTCGGGATCTATGCCGTGGCGTGGAATATCGCTCAGTTTTTGATTCTGTTCAGTTCCTCCATCGCGGTCACGATCTTCCCGGAGATGAGCCAACTGGCTGCAAAGGAAGATCCACAGGCGACAGCCGACCTGTTCGAGAAGTCACTCTCCTATGCCGGCTTACTTCTGATTCCGGGCGTTGTCGGCAGCCTCGTCGTCGGTGAGCGACTGCTCCGAATCTACGGCGGCGAGTTCACACAGGGCGTTGCGATACTCGCACTTCTCGTCGTCGCATCGCTGATACAGGCGTACCAAGATCAAGTGTTGACCACGCTGAATGCAGTCGATCGACCGGATATCGCCTTCCGTGTCAACGCCCTATTTTTAGTTGGGAACGTGCTTCTCAACCTTATCCTCATCTACGTGTACGGCTGGGTCGGGGCTGCCATCGCGACAGGGCTGTCCGCATTTCTCAGTCTGGTCGCAGGGGCCACCTATCTCCGCACTATCGTGGCCTACGACCTGCCGCTTACCGAACTGTCGAAGCAGTGGGTCGCAGCCCTCGTCATGGGCATCGTCGTCTACGGTCTTCGGACCCTCGAAAATACGATGGGCATCCTCCGACACAACGTCGCGACAGTTCTTCTCCTCGTCGGTGTCGGCGCCGGTGTGTATTTCACCGCACTCGTCGTCCTCTCGGAGCAGTTTCGCACGACGATCCGCGAAAACCTCCCCGTACTCGAACCGTATCTCGGCTGGTAG
- a CDS encoding NAD-dependent epimerase/dehydratase family protein — protein MSEVILVTGGAGLVGSECCRLLVENGYEVISVDNYARGDIFGAAGDTERTAETRLLDENIDHRVMDIRDDEMEDIVASVDGVIHTAAQPSHPKSIEMPVEDFDINVRGTLDLLEAVRTHNDDIPFVFTSTNKVYGEVPNFFSYEKVGERFEPVDETLFEGFDESLRIDQNMHTPFGVSKASADLYVQEYARMYDLDAACFRMGCITGGAARAVELHNWEPYFVKLALTGEELTIYGYEGYQVRDVIHARDLADLFLRYLENPRPGEVYNVGGGRENSISLRESFDLIEDVTGNSLSYTYGDQRKADHQWWISDLSKVRSHYPGWERSYDLREIFEEIADALRNELDTA, from the coding sequence GTCGGATCCGAATGCTGTCGACTGCTCGTCGAGAACGGCTACGAGGTCATCAGTGTCGACAACTACGCTCGCGGTGACATCTTCGGAGCGGCGGGCGACACCGAGCGAACTGCCGAAACCCGGCTCCTTGATGAGAACATCGACCACCGCGTGATGGACATTCGGGACGACGAGATGGAGGATATCGTCGCGTCAGTCGACGGCGTGATACACACCGCCGCCCAACCGTCACACCCGAAATCCATCGAAATGCCGGTCGAGGATTTCGATATCAACGTCCGTGGGACGCTCGACCTACTCGAAGCCGTGCGGACCCACAACGACGATATTCCCTTCGTCTTCACGTCGACGAACAAAGTCTACGGCGAGGTGCCGAATTTCTTCTCGTACGAAAAAGTCGGTGAGCGGTTCGAACCGGTCGACGAAACCTTGTTTGAGGGGTTCGACGAATCACTCCGCATCGACCAGAACATGCACACACCGTTCGGCGTGTCGAAGGCATCCGCCGATCTGTACGTGCAGGAGTACGCCCGAATGTACGACCTCGACGCAGCGTGTTTCCGGATGGGATGTATCACGGGCGGTGCGGCACGGGCCGTCGAACTCCACAACTGGGAGCCATACTTCGTCAAACTCGCACTGACGGGCGAAGAACTGACCATCTACGGCTACGAGGGGTACCAAGTGCGTGATGTTATTCACGCACGAGATCTGGCCGACCTGTTCCTGCGGTATCTTGAGAACCCGCGACCAGGCGAGGTCTACAACGTCGGCGGGGGTCGGGAAAACTCCATCTCGCTTCGTGAATCGTTCGATCTCATCGAGGACGTGACCGGGAACTCGCTCTCGTACACGTACGGCGACCAGCGCAAGGCCGACCACCAGTGGTGGATATCCGACCTGTCGAAAGTGCGGTCTCACTATCCGGGCTGGGAGCGGTCGTACGACCTCCGGGAGATCTTCGAAGAGATTGCCGACGCGCTCCGGAACGAACTGGACACCGCCTGA